A genomic region of Pseudoalteromonas piscicida contains the following coding sequences:
- a CDS encoding type 2 periplasmic-binding domain-containing protein, which translates to MKLALSTLLLLFIHKAAFAYQINVSELVAYQLGQQQIAQLMQKIYAPLDITPTLVVLPSERGLEYVDQGFYDAEAGRTSAIANAYPNLLQIPEPLVTVQMAVFCLKKEHCTLSTQQDYVVIQGSLITEQVCQRKKLTCNAVSNDVSAFQALEKGHVEQILADDLFALGALCQSGLAAVYVRRLRDASYPIYHYINRKHQDLLPKLTASIKQLNSSGERDIIFSKLLGHFATCHGKVIELEMH; encoded by the coding sequence GTGAAACTCGCACTTAGCACCCTCTTGCTTCTCTTTATCCACAAGGCGGCGTTCGCCTACCAAATCAATGTCAGTGAGCTGGTCGCTTATCAGCTTGGCCAACAGCAAATCGCGCAACTCATGCAAAAGATATACGCACCTTTGGATATCACCCCCACACTCGTCGTGTTACCCAGTGAGCGCGGATTAGAATATGTAGATCAAGGGTTTTATGATGCGGAAGCAGGACGCACTAGCGCTATTGCAAATGCCTATCCTAACTTACTGCAAATACCCGAACCACTTGTAACCGTGCAAATGGCGGTGTTTTGTCTCAAGAAGGAACATTGTACTTTGTCGACCCAGCAAGACTATGTGGTCATACAAGGAAGTTTAATAACGGAGCAAGTTTGTCAGCGTAAGAAGTTGACCTGTAATGCGGTTTCTAACGACGTTTCTGCGTTTCAAGCGCTTGAAAAAGGTCATGTAGAACAAATTTTAGCTGATGACTTATTTGCGCTTGGTGCGCTATGTCAGTCAGGACTCGCCGCGGTTTATGTGCGTAGGCTACGAGATGCGAGTTATCCTATTTATCACTATATCAATCGCAAACACCAAGACCTACTGCCGAAATTAACTGCGTCTATCAAGCAGCTAAATAGCAGTGGCGAGCGCGACATTATCTTTAGTAAACTCTTAGGTCACTTTGCCACTTGCCATGGCAAAGTGATTGAATTAGAAATGCATTAA
- a CDS encoding Lnb N-terminal periplasmic domain-containing protein translates to MPNPPACVAFDDWKNEGNWSSISLVFASGYMSNPASLYGHMLLKIGSQSDHNILLDRSVNYGAIVPEDENGLVYIAKGLFGGYQAGFSDQRFFHHHHNYSADELRDLWEYKLNLTPDEVELIIKHLWELLNAQFDYYFADENCAFHIAQLIELVLDKPLTADLPPWVIPVTIFDRLNQAKHQGNSLVSAIHYIPSTSSKFYNLYEKLSPELRSLAVHLYHHQKDFNNEKYQQLPTEQKVTLLEVLMSFIQLQLTLERDETRNSEFKRVLLKERIKLPAGISKAKSLLAITPSDKAPHLATKPSKVSLAVQSQPDSEYTVRFGFRLTYFDSLSPDTARVKFSNLEMLDVELALADNDIDIYKFDVLDLESFNPSYAKGFDNQNWAWRLRLGYEKQQAYCNDCAFFGLNTAAGYAHLLNASSITFALATIETFSINNNYYLSPGIEVGLLSRLNNSFALRTSIAKNTHHATHIKLELSNQLSPQSDVRFGWDYAETSRLSLQLNYYWD, encoded by the coding sequence TTGCCAAACCCGCCAGCTTGCGTGGCTTTTGATGATTGGAAAAATGAAGGTAACTGGAGTTCTATCAGCTTAGTGTTTGCCTCCGGATACATGAGCAACCCAGCCTCGTTGTATGGGCATATGTTACTTAAAATCGGCTCTCAATCAGATCACAATATCCTGTTAGACCGGAGTGTCAATTATGGCGCAATCGTTCCAGAGGACGAAAATGGGTTAGTTTATATAGCTAAAGGGTTGTTTGGCGGCTACCAGGCTGGCTTTTCAGATCAGCGATTTTTTCATCACCACCACAACTACAGTGCGGACGAGCTGCGTGACCTTTGGGAGTACAAATTAAACTTAACACCAGATGAAGTCGAATTGATTATAAAACACCTTTGGGAGTTACTAAACGCTCAATTTGATTATTACTTTGCTGACGAAAATTGCGCATTTCATATCGCCCAACTTATCGAGCTTGTGCTTGATAAGCCATTAACGGCTGACCTACCACCTTGGGTGATACCTGTCACTATTTTTGATAGATTGAATCAAGCTAAGCACCAAGGTAATTCTTTAGTGTCAGCGATTCATTATATTCCCTCAACAAGCAGTAAGTTCTACAACCTATATGAAAAATTAAGTCCTGAGCTCAGATCGTTGGCAGTCCATCTTTATCACCATCAAAAAGACTTCAATAATGAAAAGTATCAACAGCTTCCAACTGAGCAAAAAGTAACATTACTTGAGGTATTGATGAGCTTTATACAGCTGCAACTTACCTTAGAAAGAGATGAGACGCGTAACAGTGAATTTAAACGTGTACTGCTAAAAGAGCGAATAAAGCTTCCAGCAGGCATCAGTAAGGCGAAATCTCTCTTGGCTATAACACCAAGTGACAAAGCACCACACTTGGCAACAAAACCGTCGAAAGTAAGCCTAGCCGTTCAATCACAGCCCGATTCCGAGTATACCGTGAGGTTTGGCTTTAGATTGACGTATTTTGATTCGCTTTCTCCAGACACCGCTAGAGTTAAATTTTCAAACTTAGAAATGCTGGATGTAGAACTTGCACTAGCTGATAACGACATTGATATTTACAAGTTTGACGTGCTGGATTTAGAGTCTTTTAATCCAAGCTATGCAAAAGGGTTTGATAACCAAAACTGGGCTTGGCGCCTACGCTTAGGCTATGAAAAGCAGCAGGCTTATTGTAATGATTGCGCTTTTTTTGGATTAAATACTGCTGCAGGCTACGCCCACCTGCTAAATGCTAGCAGCATCACATTTGCTCTCGCAACAATAGAAACTTTTTCTATAAATAACAATTACTATCTCAGCCCTGGCATTGAAGTTGGCTTACTTTCAAGGCTAAATAATTCTTTTGCATTAAGAACATCCATCGCGAAAAATACCCATCACGCAACACATATCAAACTTGAGCTCTCAAACCAGCTTTCGCCTCAATCCGATGTAAGATTTGGCTGGGACTATGCAGAAACATCCCGACTTTCATTACAATTAAATTACTACTGGGATTAA
- a CDS encoding DUF4810 domain-containing protein, with protein MKQTIFVATLLLILSGCQSTTPQYYYGSYERNLYEFFRGDGQSLEQQISQLESSIARAEATQISPAPGMYAHLGYLYLMQGDDSKGFAYFEQEKQLYPESRQYIDFLLKNAQGE; from the coding sequence ATGAAGCAAACGATATTTGTGGCGACTTTACTATTGATATTGTCTGGATGTCAGAGTACGACACCACAATATTATTACGGTTCTTACGAACGTAATCTCTATGAGTTCTTTCGAGGTGATGGGCAGTCGCTTGAGCAGCAGATCAGTCAGTTAGAGTCAAGCATAGCGCGCGCCGAAGCAACTCAGATCAGTCCAGCACCAGGCATGTATGCGCATCTCGGTTACTTATATTTGATGCAAGGGGATGACAGCAAAGGGTTTGCGTATTTTGAACAGGAAAAACAACTATATCCTGAGTCTCGACAATATATCGACTTTTTACTAAAAAATGCACAGGGAGAATAA
- a CDS encoding VOC family protein, translating to MAIISEFRPGYFCWIELCSSDWQSAKPFYSQLFDWQILDQPIGEDCYYTMLQKEADDVAAMYQMTAEQQQGGMPSHWLAYVAVDNVDECLNKAYELGAEVLAGPHDVPGAGRMVMLKEPGGAVFALWQESGHIGTQRHLEANTPYWFELVSKNSAKSRDFYSALFGWQIEVKDMGNMDYTLFKVNEQPVAGMLEMTTEWGEDIPPHWMIYIAVLDCDSKAEYAQKLGGEICVPPTDIPEVGRFSVITDPQGAVFSIIESAMDDIST from the coding sequence ATGGCAATAATTAGTGAATTTAGACCCGGTTATTTTTGTTGGATTGAATTGTGTTCAAGCGACTGGCAGTCAGCAAAACCCTTCTATAGCCAACTATTTGATTGGCAAATTCTTGACCAACCCATTGGTGAAGATTGTTATTACACCATGTTGCAAAAAGAAGCCGATGATGTCGCTGCTATGTATCAGATGACCGCTGAGCAACAACAAGGAGGCATGCCTAGTCACTGGCTTGCTTATGTGGCGGTAGACAATGTCGATGAATGTCTAAACAAAGCCTACGAACTCGGTGCTGAAGTGCTTGCAGGCCCTCACGATGTCCCAGGGGCTGGGCGGATGGTGATGTTAAAGGAGCCTGGTGGAGCGGTTTTTGCGTTATGGCAAGAGAGTGGTCATATTGGGACGCAACGTCACCTTGAAGCGAATACCCCTTATTGGTTTGAATTAGTGAGTAAAAACAGCGCCAAAAGTCGTGACTTTTATTCAGCATTATTTGGGTGGCAAATCGAAGTTAAAGACATGGGAAATATGGACTACACCTTATTCAAAGTAAATGAGCAACCCGTCGCTGGCATGTTAGAAATGACGACAGAGTGGGGTGAAGACATTCCTCCGCACTGGATGATTTACATTGCGGTATTGGACTGTGATAGTAAAGCTGAATATGCCCAAAAGCTTGGCGGAGAAATTTGTGTACCGCCGACAGATATACCAGAAGTGGGTCGCTTTAGCGTGATAACCGACCCTCAAGGGGCGGTATTCTCTATCATAGAATCTGCTATGGATGATATTTCAACTTAA
- a CDS encoding SDR family oxidoreductase — protein sequence MTLHVLVTGANRGIGLEFCKQYLSLGCKVTAVVRKASAELESLGVDIIEDIDVATENGAKKLLAALGSKKIDILINNAGVFHNETLAEMDFENIDHQFNVNALGPIRVTHALLDNLKTGSKVAMITSRMGSIADNGSGGYIGYRMSKAALNAASVSMAHELKNQDIAVGLFHPGFVQTQMVGFAGDIGPDVAAERLIKRIEHLTIENSGGFWHSNGDTLPW from the coding sequence ATGACACTACATGTTTTAGTGACCGGTGCTAACCGTGGGATCGGATTAGAGTTTTGTAAACAATACTTATCTCTAGGCTGCAAAGTAACTGCGGTTGTTCGCAAAGCATCGGCAGAACTAGAATCTCTAGGCGTGGATATCATTGAAGATATCGATGTTGCGACAGAAAATGGTGCGAAAAAGTTATTGGCGGCATTGGGCTCGAAGAAGATAGACATTCTTATTAATAACGCTGGGGTATTTCATAATGAAACGCTAGCGGAAATGGATTTTGAAAATATCGACCACCAATTTAACGTTAATGCGTTAGGACCAATTCGAGTTACTCATGCACTGCTCGATAACCTCAAAACAGGTAGTAAAGTTGCCATGATCACAAGTCGTATGGGTTCGATTGCAGATAATGGTTCTGGTGGTTACATTGGTTATAGAATGTCGAAAGCAGCATTAAACGCGGCGAGTGTGAGTATGGCTCACGAGCTGAAAAACCAAGATATCGCTGTTGGACTATTCCATCCAGGCTTTGTACAAACGCAGATGGTGGGATTTGCAGGTGATATTGGTCCAGATGTTGCGGCGGAACGTTTAATTAAGAGAATTGAACACCTAACTATCGAAAACAGTGGTGGTTTTTGGCACTCCAATGGCGACACGCTTCCTTGGTAA
- the tesB gene encoding acyl-CoA thioesterase II codes for MSQVLQNLLDLLSLEEIEQGIYRGQSQDLGFPQVFGGQVMGQALSAAKYTLPEGRFVNSLHSYFLRPGDASKPIVYDVENIRDGRSFSTRRISAIQYGKPIFYMTASFQGDEPGVSHQSLMPDVPEPETLKSSLHFYQEHADLIPESLRAKFTQEMPLDMRPVNFQNPFKPKKQDPVRNVWFKANGEMPDDRRIHNYLLAYASDFEFLPTALQPHGLSFMQSNMQVATIDHAMWFHRPFRMDEWILYSVDSPSASNGRGLVRGQFFNRQGELVASTIQEGVMRQR; via the coding sequence ATGAGTCAAGTGTTACAAAATCTGTTGGATTTACTCAGCCTTGAAGAAATTGAGCAAGGGATATATCGAGGTCAAAGCCAAGACCTTGGTTTTCCTCAAGTGTTTGGAGGTCAGGTGATGGGGCAAGCGTTGTCCGCAGCAAAATACACCTTACCAGAAGGGCGCTTTGTTAACTCGCTGCATTCTTACTTTTTGCGTCCTGGTGATGCGAGCAAACCCATTGTCTACGATGTCGAAAACATTCGTGATGGTCGCAGTTTTAGCACTCGTAGGATCAGTGCCATTCAATATGGTAAGCCGATATTTTACATGACTGCCTCTTTCCAAGGGGATGAGCCGGGCGTTTCTCATCAATCTTTGATGCCGGATGTGCCAGAGCCTGAAACGTTAAAGTCATCACTCCACTTTTATCAAGAACATGCGGACCTCATTCCAGAATCACTTCGAGCGAAATTTACGCAAGAAATGCCGCTGGATATGCGCCCTGTAAACTTTCAAAATCCATTTAAACCTAAAAAACAGGACCCGGTGAGAAATGTTTGGTTTAAAGCCAATGGTGAGATGCCGGACGACAGAAGGATCCACAACTATTTGCTGGCATATGCCTCAGATTTTGAATTTTTACCAACAGCACTACAACCACATGGTTTGTCGTTTATGCAGTCAAATATGCAAGTCGCGACAATTGACCATGCGATGTGGTTCCATCGTCCGTTTAGAATGGATGAATGGATTTTATATAGCGTTGATAGTCCGAGCGCGTCTAATGGCCGAGGCCTAGTACGAGGTCAATTTTTCAACCGTCAAGGTGAGTTAGTTGCGTCGACTATTCAAGAAGGCGTGATGCGTCAACGCTAA
- a CDS encoding DUF3015 family protein yields the protein MFKTTLAAAIIVGAMTAPLAAHASDSVNPWQECGIGAIIFPDNGTAAAISNIIWDLGTTAVSTKISSVESCAGREVKTAMFIQQTFPTLEQEIAEGQGEYVSAMLAVRGCDAAATADIVTAIRNDYAAQPANNAEALYNIVETRVSTSYSAQCNAS from the coding sequence ATGTTTAAAACAACTCTAGCTGCAGCAATCATCGTTGGCGCAATGACTGCCCCTCTAGCTGCACACGCTTCTGATTCTGTAAACCCTTGGCAAGAATGTGGTATCGGTGCAATCATATTCCCAGATAATGGTACTGCCGCTGCAATTTCGAATATCATTTGGGACCTTGGTACGACTGCTGTTTCTACAAAAATTTCATCTGTAGAATCTTGTGCTGGTCGTGAAGTTAAAACTGCAATGTTTATTCAGCAAACATTCCCTACACTTGAGCAAGAAATTGCGGAAGGTCAAGGTGAATACGTATCTGCGATGTTAGCAGTACGTGGCTGTGACGCAGCAGCAACAGCTGACATTGTAACCGCTATCAGAAATGACTACGCAGCGCAGCCTGCGAATAACGCTGAAGCACTATACAACATCGTAGAAACTCGCGTTTCGACTAGCTACTCAGCTCAGTGTAACGCAAGCTAA
- a CDS encoding EVE domain-containing protein, whose product MAYWLFKTEPDAFSIDDLKNAPEQQTFWEGIRNYQARNFLRDEVKVGDSVFIYHSSCKLPAVVGIAKVVKAAEPDPHQFDLSSDYYDAKSSTDNPRWVGVTLAYEQHLRPVTLQAIKANTALTELALKKGGRLSIMPIIELEWQVILEMSGQS is encoded by the coding sequence ATGGCTTATTGGCTGTTTAAAACAGAACCCGATGCATTTTCCATTGATGACTTAAAAAACGCGCCTGAGCAGCAAACTTTTTGGGAGGGAATTCGTAATTATCAGGCAAGAAACTTCCTGCGCGACGAGGTTAAGGTGGGTGACTCAGTGTTTATTTACCACTCAAGCTGTAAACTGCCTGCGGTTGTCGGTATTGCCAAAGTGGTGAAGGCAGCAGAGCCAGATCCACACCAATTTGACTTAAGCAGTGATTATTATGATGCCAAATCAAGCACCGATAACCCTCGCTGGGTAGGCGTCACGCTAGCATACGAGCAGCACCTACGCCCGGTGACCCTGCAGGCGATAAAAGCTAACACTGCGCTCACCGAGCTGGCTTTAAAAAAAGGGGGGCGATTATCCATCATGCCCATCATCGAACTTGAGTGGCAGGTTATTTTAGAGATGTCGGGGCAAAGCTAA
- a CDS encoding DUF799 domain-containing protein — MKWIKASLVLLTFALLNGCATAPKQDYSAFIQSDPKSILVLPPINNSNEIVAPFGVMATVVKPLADSGYYVFPVSLVNETFKNNGLTVAQDVHNVAIDKLYEIFAADAALYIEIQDYGTSYVVLDSDTTVALSARLVDLKTGQVIWRGKSKASSSEDRDDRDNSLAGALIGAVLNQVIESTSDKGFEVSQKASQRLLSADSSNGLLYGVRSPKYGHPK, encoded by the coding sequence ATGAAATGGATTAAAGCGAGCTTGGTGCTTTTGACTTTTGCCTTATTGAATGGCTGTGCGACAGCACCTAAACAGGATTATAGTGCCTTTATCCAAAGCGATCCTAAGTCGATACTGGTGTTACCGCCTATCAATAACTCCAATGAAATTGTTGCACCTTTTGGGGTTATGGCGACGGTTGTAAAGCCACTTGCAGACTCTGGCTATTATGTTTTTCCAGTATCTTTGGTAAACGAGACTTTTAAAAATAACGGCTTAACTGTGGCTCAGGATGTTCACAATGTTGCGATAGACAAGCTCTATGAAATCTTTGCTGCCGACGCTGCTTTATACATAGAGATTCAAGATTATGGTACGTCATACGTTGTATTAGATAGTGATACTACAGTCGCACTATCGGCAAGGTTGGTTGATTTAAAAACTGGCCAAGTAATTTGGCGTGGTAAGTCAAAAGCGTCAAGTAGTGAAGACAGAGATGACCGTGATAACAGTTTGGCTGGCGCATTGATTGGCGCGGTACTTAATCAGGTGATTGAAAGCACTTCAGATAAAGGATTCGAAGTTTCACAGAAAGCATCACAGAGATTATTATCAGCGGACTCAAGCAATGGTTTGCTTTATGGCGTGCGCTCACCTAAGTATGGGCATCCGAAGTGA
- a CDS encoding fatty acid cis/trans isomerase, protein MSKRVLFCAVVVAVLSGCVALGVSKYDDMFGPEQPQARIEQYHQGGARYLQSVKPILESRCVVCHGCYDAPCQLKLSSPEGIDRGLSKELVYDGTRLLAQTPTRLLFDAQTTTQWRERGFTPVLNERNQSEYSNLAGSVLYNSLLLKMSHRFPEQGILGKEFDFSLDRTQSCPTMDEFSTLAKQQPHAGMPYGLPALTQDEFKTLEAWLQSGSKMSQIAKPSIAAQKEVKKWEQFLNQDSNKHRLAARYIFEHWYLAHIHFPHLDDPAFFQLVRSSTPPGQPIALVSSVRPFDDPEIDRVYYRLMQVRSTILSKTHMPLALNDAKLSRLHQQFYAADYHVDELPGYEPELAANPFKVFKDIPVNSRYQFMLDEAELIVKGFIKGPVCRGQIALNVINDHFWVAFVDPEKNSNEAVNQLLLKHDEDLVLPAAEQSNALPLSSWAKYATKQQDYLRAKTELADKMFADGQRLNMDLIWRGEGENPNAALTIFRHFDSATVVKGFIGQPPKTAWVLDYALFERIHYLLVAGFDVYGNIGHQLITRLYMDFLRLEGEQNFLNLLPLSHRQEIKRYWYRKSHLSLSEFINRKSLIGAPTGIKYETDDPKQELYDKLHAVLKPVLNRDYDYQAVGKPLQALNSMSVRAINLLPQVSFIITKQSDGSHQAFSLLHHNAHYNISSLLNEEGQRAYTEDTATIVPGFIGDYPEAIWYLESEAAQEDFVSSFSHMNSESDYRALRAKYGIRRTHPEFWRYSDLIHDIAKQTRGVEYGLFDYNRLENR, encoded by the coding sequence ATGTCTAAACGTGTACTGTTTTGTGCGGTGGTTGTCGCCGTGCTTTCTGGATGTGTGGCTTTGGGTGTGTCTAAATATGATGATATGTTTGGACCAGAGCAACCCCAAGCACGAATCGAACAATATCACCAAGGCGGTGCACGTTACTTACAAAGCGTGAAGCCCATTTTGGAGTCGCGTTGTGTGGTTTGTCATGGTTGTTATGATGCACCTTGCCAGCTCAAACTGTCATCTCCAGAAGGAATAGATAGGGGATTGTCGAAGGAATTAGTGTATGACGGCACGCGGTTGTTAGCTCAAACACCAACCCGGCTGTTGTTTGACGCCCAAACTACGACACAGTGGCGTGAGCGTGGTTTTACCCCAGTGCTGAATGAGCGCAATCAATCTGAATACAGCAACCTAGCTGGAAGTGTGCTTTATAATAGCTTGCTGTTAAAAATGTCTCATCGTTTTCCTGAGCAAGGCATCTTGGGTAAAGAGTTTGATTTCTCTTTAGATAGAACGCAGTCTTGCCCAACCATGGATGAATTTTCTACCCTTGCGAAACAACAGCCTCATGCGGGTATGCCCTACGGCTTACCAGCGCTCACGCAGGATGAATTCAAAACCTTGGAAGCATGGCTGCAAAGTGGCAGTAAAATGAGCCAGATTGCGAAGCCAAGTATTGCAGCACAAAAAGAAGTGAAGAAGTGGGAACAATTTCTTAATCAGGACTCGAATAAACACCGCCTTGCCGCGCGTTATATATTTGAGCATTGGTATTTAGCCCATATCCACTTCCCTCATCTGGATGACCCCGCGTTTTTCCAATTGGTACGCTCAAGCACACCGCCTGGTCAGCCAATCGCGCTGGTGAGCTCGGTGCGTCCGTTTGACGATCCTGAGATCGATAGGGTGTATTATCGATTGATGCAAGTGCGCAGTACTATTTTGTCAAAAACTCACATGCCACTGGCATTGAACGACGCTAAGCTATCACGGTTACATCAGCAATTTTATGCAGCGGATTATCACGTGGATGAACTGCCAGGTTATGAGCCAGAGCTTGCAGCAAACCCATTTAAGGTATTCAAAGATATTCCGGTCAATTCTCGTTATCAATTTATGCTGGATGAGGCCGAGTTAATTGTAAAAGGCTTTATCAAAGGCCCTGTATGCCGAGGTCAAATAGCGCTTAACGTCATTAACGACCATTTTTGGGTGGCGTTTGTTGATCCTGAAAAAAATAGCAATGAAGCGGTGAACCAGCTGCTGCTTAAACATGATGAAGATTTGGTGCTACCTGCGGCTGAGCAAAGTAATGCGTTACCGCTTTCCAGTTGGGCTAAATACGCTACTAAGCAGCAGGATTACTTACGTGCTAAAACTGAGCTTGCAGATAAGATGTTTGCCGATGGGCAGCGTCTCAATATGGACTTGATTTGGCGTGGTGAGGGGGAAAACCCGAATGCAGCATTAACTATCTTCCGTCATTTTGACAGCGCAACGGTGGTTAAAGGTTTTATTGGTCAGCCTCCCAAAACAGCTTGGGTATTAGACTATGCCTTGTTCGAGCGCATTCACTACTTACTGGTGGCGGGTTTTGATGTGTATGGCAACATTGGTCATCAGCTGATCACACGCTTATATATGGACTTCTTGAGGCTTGAAGGTGAGCAAAACTTTTTAAATTTACTGCCACTTAGTCATCGTCAGGAAATTAAACGCTATTGGTATCGTAAGTCACACTTGAGTTTAAGTGAGTTTATCAATCGTAAATCACTAATCGGTGCGCCAACGGGGATAAAATACGAAACGGACGATCCAAAGCAAGAGCTGTATGACAAACTGCATGCTGTGCTTAAACCCGTTCTAAATCGGGATTATGACTATCAAGCCGTAGGCAAGCCACTGCAGGCACTCAATAGCATGTCCGTTAGGGCGATTAATTTGCTTCCTCAGGTCTCGTTTATTATTACTAAACAAAGCGACGGTTCACATCAAGCGTTCTCGCTATTACACCATAATGCTCACTACAACATCTCCAGTTTGTTAAATGAAGAAGGGCAAAGAGCTTATACAGAAGACACTGCGACGATTGTGCCAGGCTTTATCGGAGATTACCCAGAGGCAATTTGGTATTTAGAAAGCGAGGCAGCACAAGAGGACTTCGTCTCATCATTTAGCCACATGAATAGTGAGTCGGATTACCGAGCGCTACGAGCGAAATACGGGATCCGCAGGACTCACCCAGAGTTTTGGCGTTACAGTGATTTGATCCACGATATTGCCAAGCAAACACGTGGCGTTGAATATGGCTTATTTGATTATAACCGGTTAGAAAATCGCTAA
- a CDS encoding CsgG/HfaB family protein produces the protein MNKPLATVIALTFVGLTAGCATEASRTVEAPKVASYNQAYNGPKSQLAVGKLQNRSAFHNGVFSSGPDRLGSQAKTILTTHLQQSNRFIVLDRENMTEIAQEAGFAGAKQSIKGANFVITGDVSEFGRKEVGDKQLFGILGKGKSQIAYAKVNLNIVDVTSSEVVYSVQGAGEYSLSNREVVGFGGTAGYDSTLNGKVLDLAIREAVNNLVSGIEKGDWKPL, from the coding sequence ATGAATAAACCGCTCGCCACTGTAATTGCATTGACGTTTGTCGGATTAACCGCGGGTTGCGCAACGGAAGCATCAAGAACGGTAGAAGCACCAAAAGTGGCCTCATATAATCAGGCTTACAATGGGCCAAAAAGTCAGTTAGCGGTTGGTAAATTGCAAAACCGTTCAGCTTTTCACAATGGTGTGTTTAGTTCTGGGCCGGACCGCTTGGGCTCTCAGGCTAAAACTATTCTGACCACCCATTTACAGCAGAGTAATCGCTTTATTGTTTTAGATAGAGAAAACATGACAGAGATCGCCCAAGAAGCTGGATTTGCTGGCGCAAAACAAAGTATTAAGGGTGCTAACTTTGTGATCACGGGAGATGTTTCTGAGTTTGGCCGAAAAGAAGTAGGTGATAAACAATTATTCGGCATCCTAGGTAAAGGAAAATCGCAAATTGCTTACGCTAAGGTAAATCTGAATATCGTTGATGTGACTAGTTCAGAAGTCGTCTACTCGGTGCAAGGTGCTGGAGAATACAGCTTATCTAATCGCGAAGTGGTTGGTTTTGGTGGCACTGCAGGGTATGACTCAACGCTAAACGGCAAGGTACTTGATTTAGCCATTCGTGAGGCCGTTAATAACTTGGTTAGCGGCATCGAGAAAGGCGATTGGAAGCCATTATAG
- a CDS encoding peroxiredoxin-like family protein, translating to MRHFILSLALVCSAFVSAAEITNIAAAPEQVSPLLPGIDAPALQLKDKSGKTVDLATRYKENITVLVIYRGGWCPYCSRQLAGIQEIEPQLVKMGAQIIAIAPDSPEALAKSTIESPHYQLLSDNEMRMSQALGLAYFLDDKTALAYRNKLGVNFVDFEGNDKVALPVPAVFVVDKKGLIQFQYANPNYKVRLDESVLLAAVKAASQL from the coding sequence ATGCGTCATTTTATTTTATCGCTCGCTTTGGTTTGCTCAGCCTTTGTCAGCGCAGCTGAAATCACCAATATCGCCGCAGCACCTGAGCAAGTGAGCCCACTCCTTCCCGGCATTGATGCCCCTGCATTACAACTCAAAGATAAGTCAGGTAAAACTGTCGACCTCGCGACACGCTATAAAGAAAATATCACCGTACTGGTGATTTATCGTGGTGGCTGGTGTCCATACTGTTCAAGACAGCTCGCGGGGATCCAAGAAATTGAACCACAGCTTGTTAAAATGGGGGCACAAATTATTGCTATCGCACCAGACTCACCTGAGGCACTGGCAAAAAGTACAATTGAATCCCCTCACTACCAACTGTTGTCTGATAACGAAATGCGGATGAGCCAAGCGTTAGGTCTCGCCTATTTCCTAGATGATAAAACAGCCCTTGCTTATCGCAACAAGTTGGGCGTAAATTTTGTTGATTTTGAGGGGAACGATAAAGTTGCCTTGCCGGTGCCGGCGGTATTTGTAGTCGATAAGAAGGGCTTGATCCAATTTCAATACGCAAACCCAAATTACAAAGTGAGATTGGATGAAAGTGTGCTACTAGCTGCGGTAAAAGCCGCGAGTCAACTATAG